A region of Sphingomonas crusticola DNA encodes the following proteins:
- a CDS encoding SDR family NAD(P)-dependent oxidoreductase — MTISLKDRVAVVTGAGGGLGRSHALMLASRGAKVVVNDLGGGLDGTGSSSAAADRVVAEIEAAGGTAVPNYDSISEESGAAALIDTAIKQFGRIDILVNNAGFLRDKTFAKADMADFRAVVGVHFLGAVYCTSAAFGHMRQQKHGRIVMTSSGAGLYGNFGQSNYGAAKMALVGLMNVLKQEGARDNVLINTIAPIAATRMTEAMMPPAALPHLKAEAVSSAVTYLSSDECTVSGHVISAGAGYFARAAMMEGAGVFMDDADAADPDAVAAAYERIADLSHAEPFASAPDYITKALARFEPAETH; from the coding sequence ATGACCATCTCGCTCAAGGACCGTGTTGCAGTTGTTACAGGTGCGGGCGGCGGACTCGGCCGGTCGCATGCATTGATGCTCGCAAGCCGCGGGGCGAAGGTTGTCGTCAACGATCTCGGCGGCGGCCTGGACGGCACCGGCAGTTCCAGTGCAGCCGCCGACCGGGTGGTTGCCGAGATCGAGGCTGCCGGCGGCACCGCCGTGCCCAATTACGACAGCATCTCGGAAGAGAGCGGCGCGGCCGCGCTCATCGACACCGCCATCAAGCAATTTGGCCGGATCGACATCCTCGTCAACAATGCCGGCTTCCTGCGCGACAAGACCTTCGCCAAGGCCGACATGGCCGACTTTCGCGCGGTCGTCGGCGTTCATTTCCTGGGCGCGGTCTACTGCACCTCGGCGGCGTTCGGACATATGCGTCAGCAAAAGCACGGACGCATCGTCATGACCTCGTCCGGCGCCGGCCTGTACGGCAATTTCGGCCAATCGAATTACGGCGCCGCCAAGATGGCGCTCGTAGGCCTGATGAACGTGCTCAAGCAGGAAGGCGCGCGCGACAATGTGCTGATCAATACGATCGCGCCGATCGCCGCGACCCGTATGACCGAGGCGATGATGCCTCCTGCGGCACTGCCGCATCTGAAGGCAGAGGCGGTTTCGTCGGCGGTGACTTACCTCAGCAGCGACGAATGCACGGTCAGCGGGCACGTGATCAGCGCGGGTGCGGGCTATTTCGCCCGGGCGGCGATGATGGAGGGGGCAGGCGTCTTCATGGACGACGCCGACGCCGCCGATCCGGACGCGGTGGCGGCTGCCTATGAGCGGATCGCCGATCTCTCGCATGCCGAGCCGTTCGCGTCCGCGCCGGACTATATCACCAAGGCGCTCGCCCGCTTCGAACCGGCGGAGACGCACTGA
- the rpsU gene encoding 30S ribosomal protein S21 — MQIIVRDNNVDQALRALKKKLQREGVYREMKLRRHYEKPSEKRAREHAAAVSRARKADRKRAERDR; from the coding sequence ATGCAGATCATCGTTCGTGACAACAACGTTGACCAGGCGCTCCGCGCGCTCAAGAAGAAGCTGCAGCGCGAGGGTGTCTACCGCGAGATGAAGCTTCGTCGGCACTATGAAAAACCCTCCGAAAAGCGCGCGCGCGAGCATGCGGCCGCGGTGAGCCGTGCGCGGAAGGCCGATCGCAAGCGAGCCGAGCGGGATCGCTAA
- a CDS encoding acyl-CoA carboxylase subunit beta, producing MSWEPEIAELRRREALAQRMGGEEKVERQHSNGKLTVRERIDRLLDAGSFHEIGAIAGKATYDDVGNLIDLLPANFVMGRGRIDERPVVVGGDDFTVRGGAMDAAIGSKQVFAEQMANELEIPLVRLVDGTGGGGSVKTIEIDGRTYVPYNQGWDWVVDNLAKVPVVSLGLGSVAGLGSTRLVSSHYSIMVRETSQMFIAGPALVARLGQTFTKEELGGSEVHAKAGAIDDVVDSEDEAFARARRFLSYLPPNVFQLPPRSEPTDPSDRADDWLIGAIPRDRRKVYDMRAILRSVLDGDSFFEMGRRYGGSTITGLARLDGWPVAIVASDPRVYGGGWTTDSAIKLTRFIDFAATFHLPVVNFTDVPGFVIGQQAEQAGTIRHGSRALAALYQADVPWCTVIVRRAFGVAGAAHANHVRMHYRYAWPSADWGSLPVEGGIEAAYRAELSEAQDPAAKLAEIEARLNVYRSPFRTADAFLAEEIIDPRHTRKLICEFANLAAPLRRPGRNKNAFRP from the coding sequence ATGAGCTGGGAGCCGGAGATTGCGGAGCTTCGCCGACGCGAAGCGCTCGCCCAGCGTATGGGCGGCGAAGAGAAGGTCGAGCGCCAGCATAGCAATGGCAAGCTGACTGTCCGCGAGCGGATTGACCGGCTGCTCGATGCCGGCAGCTTTCACGAGATCGGCGCGATCGCGGGCAAGGCAACCTATGATGACGTCGGCAATCTGATCGATCTGCTGCCCGCCAACTTCGTGATGGGCCGCGGCCGTATCGATGAGCGGCCCGTGGTCGTCGGCGGCGACGATTTCACGGTGCGCGGTGGCGCGATGGATGCCGCGATCGGCAGCAAGCAGGTCTTCGCCGAGCAGATGGCGAACGAACTCGAGATTCCGCTTGTGCGGCTGGTTGACGGTACGGGGGGCGGCGGGTCGGTCAAGACGATCGAAATCGATGGCCGCACTTACGTTCCTTACAACCAGGGCTGGGACTGGGTGGTCGACAACCTCGCCAAGGTCCCCGTCGTAAGTCTCGGTCTCGGCTCTGTCGCGGGCCTCGGATCCACCCGACTGGTCTCCAGCCATTATTCGATCATGGTGCGCGAAACGTCGCAGATGTTCATCGCCGGTCCCGCCTTGGTTGCACGCTTGGGGCAAACCTTCACCAAGGAAGAGCTGGGCGGCAGCGAAGTCCATGCCAAGGCCGGCGCCATCGACGACGTCGTCGACAGCGAAGACGAAGCGTTCGCCCGCGCGCGCCGGTTTCTTTCGTATCTCCCGCCGAACGTATTCCAACTCCCGCCGCGGAGCGAACCCACCGACCCGTCGGATCGCGCCGACGATTGGCTGATCGGGGCGATCCCACGCGATCGTCGCAAGGTCTATGACATGCGCGCGATCCTGCGGTCGGTGCTGGATGGCGACAGCTTTTTCGAGATGGGGCGGCGCTATGGCGGTTCGACCATTACCGGGCTGGCGCGGCTGGATGGTTGGCCGGTCGCCATCGTCGCCAGCGATCCGCGTGTCTATGGCGGTGGCTGGACAACTGACTCGGCGATCAAGCTGACCCGCTTCATCGATTTTGCGGCGACGTTCCATCTGCCGGTCGTAAATTTCACCGACGTCCCCGGCTTCGTCATCGGCCAGCAAGCCGAACAAGCAGGAACGATCCGGCATGGTTCACGCGCGCTGGCGGCTCTTTACCAAGCCGATGTGCCATGGTGTACCGTCATCGTCCGTCGGGCTTTCGGCGTGGCAGGCGCGGCTCATGCGAACCACGTGCGAATGCATTACCGCTACGCATGGCCATCCGCCGACTGGGGCTCGCTGCCGGTTGAGGGCGGGATCGAGGCCGCCTATCGGGCGGAACTTAGCGAAGCTCAGGATCCCGCCGCCAAGCTCGCCGAAATCGAGGCGCGGCTGAACGTCTATCGCTCGCCGTTCCGCACTGCAGATGCCTTTCTTGCAGAGGAAATCATCGACCCGCGTCACACGCGCAAGCTGATTTGCGAGTTCGCGAATTTGGCCGCGCCACTCCGGCGGCCGGGTAGAAACAAGAACGCATTCCGCCCGTGA
- a CDS encoding spinster family MFS transporter, translating into MSETPRPARPIATTRGHAGFALGMLCFVYVINFLDRQLVSILAKPIQDSLHVTDGQLGKITGLYFALFYCFIAIPVGWLADRTSRIKVLAVACGLWSGATAACGLASNYGQLVAARMLVGVGEAGGVPPSYAIISDYYPRGKRGTALGIFNLGPPLGSAIGVAFGASLAAAFDWRLPFYVVGAVGIVTALAVHLFVQEPPREVVGAADGRTSEMQEPAGFLKMIAGFFSDPVLALASVASGSANFITYGLSNFATLFLMREKGMTLEDVALYYSLVLGLGMGGGIFVSGRLIDKFGSRSRAAYAMVPAYSLLLALPFFLGFAWAADWRVAMCFLAVPTFLNSFFLPATVTLVQERVHPHRRVISGALLLLVMNFIGVGLGPTYVGWASDHFRAGGAVSSLQPAFYALAPMYVIGALLFFLLARMLRRSDKASGVEPRN; encoded by the coding sequence ATGAGCGAAACCCCGCGCCCTGCACGACCGATTGCGACGACCCGCGGACACGCAGGCTTCGCCCTCGGCATGCTGTGCTTTGTCTATGTCATCAACTTCCTGGACAGGCAGCTGGTTTCGATCCTCGCAAAGCCGATCCAGGATAGCCTTCACGTCACCGACGGCCAGCTCGGCAAGATAACCGGCTTATATTTCGCGCTATTCTATTGCTTCATTGCGATCCCCGTCGGCTGGCTGGCGGACCGTACCAGCCGCATCAAGGTGCTCGCCGTCGCATGCGGTTTGTGGAGCGGGGCGACTGCGGCATGCGGCCTTGCCAGTAATTATGGCCAGTTGGTTGCCGCAAGGATGCTCGTCGGCGTCGGCGAAGCGGGCGGTGTGCCCCCGTCCTACGCGATTATCTCCGACTATTACCCGCGAGGAAAGCGCGGAACCGCGCTGGGGATCTTCAACCTCGGGCCGCCGTTGGGATCGGCGATCGGGGTCGCGTTCGGGGCATCGCTGGCGGCGGCGTTCGACTGGCGACTTCCTTTCTACGTCGTCGGCGCCGTCGGGATCGTAACCGCCCTCGCCGTCCACCTGTTCGTGCAGGAACCGCCGCGGGAAGTGGTAGGCGCGGCTGACGGCCGGACGAGCGAGATGCAGGAGCCGGCCGGCTTTCTGAAGATGATCGCTGGCTTCTTCTCCGATCCGGTGCTCGCCTTGGCGTCGGTCGCAAGCGGTTCGGCAAACTTCATCACCTATGGGCTGAGCAACTTCGCGACGCTGTTTCTCATGCGCGAAAAAGGCATGACGCTCGAGGATGTCGCCCTTTATTACTCCCTCGTTCTCGGCCTCGGCATGGGCGGCGGCATCTTCGTGTCTGGACGATTGATCGACAAGTTCGGCAGCCGATCCCGGGCTGCCTACGCAATGGTCCCCGCTTACTCGCTCCTGCTGGCGCTTCCCTTCTTCCTCGGTTTTGCCTGGGCAGCGGACTGGCGGGTCGCGATGTGCTTTCTGGCGGTCCCTACGTTCCTCAACTCCTTCTTTCTTCCGGCGACCGTCACGCTGGTCCAGGAGAGAGTGCACCCGCACAGGCGGGTGATCTCGGGCGCCTTGCTCCTGCTCGTGATGAACTTCATCGGCGTGGGCCTTGGACCCACCTATGTCGGCTGGGCGAGCGACCATTTCCGCGCCGGCGGCGCCGTCAGCTCCTTGCAACCCGCATTTTACGCGCTGGCACCAATGTACGTCATCGGCGCGCTGCTATTCTTTCTGCTCGCCCGCATGCTGCGTCGGTCGGACAAGGCGTCCGGCGTTGAGCCCCGCAACTGA
- a CDS encoding tyrosine-type recombinase/integrase, with amino-acid sequence MAQPKGSEPLASARRRTGNQGMPDDNGHQNGGFLDFLHEGNHVFPTMFPYFSVRNGEWAIMARDLSKVKEREALPARREPHWQRLRPGCFIGYRPSAREGSGTWIARAYSEDDRSYRLKALGDFGAIPARDQFALAKKEAEAFADLVETGGIAEQTIETVAEACQRYALANVEIVSRFKRHIYSDPIAKVKLRKLRRHHLAAWRQRLEDKPSQISRRKDGRMTMRPRAPASVNRDMAMLRAALNRVLPHGIPDTEAAWQEAIRPIRNADRQRTLYLDREQRRSLLAEVDEEAEPFVRTLCLLPLRPGAVAKLRVSDFDLRTAELTIGKDKSGKPRRIVTPQGVSTLLGSHAKGRPVEEPLFIRRNGQAWDKNSWKGPIAEAARRAGLPPNTTAYTLRHSTITDLVIGGLSLLTVGQISDTSAEMIERHYGHLIQSIAADALAKLAL; translated from the coding sequence GTGGCGCAGCCGAAGGGATCCGAACCCTTGGCCTCTGCCCGCAGGCGCACGGGAAATCAGGGGATGCCAGACGACAACGGACATCAAAACGGCGGATTCCTTGACTTTTTGCACGAGGGGAACCACGTTTTTCCGACTATGTTTCCGTACTTTTCCGTACGGAACGGCGAGTGGGCCATCATGGCGCGGGACTTGAGCAAGGTGAAGGAGCGGGAGGCTCTTCCTGCCCGGCGTGAGCCGCATTGGCAGCGTCTGCGTCCGGGCTGTTTCATCGGATATCGGCCTTCCGCGCGCGAGGGCAGTGGCACCTGGATCGCGCGCGCTTATTCCGAGGACGACCGCAGCTATCGTCTCAAGGCACTGGGCGACTTTGGCGCGATTCCTGCGCGCGATCAGTTCGCGCTCGCCAAGAAAGAGGCCGAAGCATTTGCCGATCTGGTGGAAACTGGTGGTATCGCCGAGCAGACGATAGAGACGGTTGCCGAGGCGTGCCAACGCTACGCTTTGGCGAATGTTGAAATTGTGAGCCGCTTCAAGCGGCATATTTACAGCGATCCAATCGCCAAAGTTAAGTTAAGGAAGCTGCGCCGGCATCATCTGGCGGCCTGGCGGCAACGGCTGGAGGACAAGCCATCGCAGATTAGTCGGCGCAAAGATGGTCGGATGACCATGCGGCCTCGGGCACCGGCGTCCGTTAACCGTGACATGGCAATGTTACGGGCGGCGCTTAATCGGGTCCTCCCCCACGGCATTCCCGATACGGAGGCTGCTTGGCAGGAAGCGATCAGACCGATCAGAAATGCCGATCGGCAAAGAACGCTTTATCTGGACCGCGAGCAGCGACGCTCGCTGTTGGCCGAGGTTGATGAGGAAGCGGAACCGTTCGTCAGAACGCTGTGCCTTTTGCCGCTGCGACCGGGCGCGGTCGCAAAGCTGAGAGTATCGGATTTCGACCTGCGCACTGCCGAGCTGACGATCGGAAAGGATAAAAGCGGCAAGCCTCGTCGCATTGTAACGCCCCAAGGAGTTTCGACGCTTCTGGGGTCGCACGCAAAGGGCCGCCCCGTAGAGGAGCCACTTTTCATTCGTCGAAACGGGCAGGCCTGGGACAAAAATTCGTGGAAAGGCCCGATCGCTGAGGCAGCGCGACGTGCTGGGCTCCCGCCGAACACCACCGCCTACACGCTCAGGCACAGTACTATCACCGACCTGGTGATTGGCGGACTGTCACTATTGACCGTTGGCCAGATCAGCGACACCAGCGCCGAGATGATCGAACGGCACTACGGTCACTTGATCCAGTCGATAGCGGCGGATGCTTTGGCCAAGCTCGCCCTCTGA
- a CDS encoding 5-methyltetrahydropteroyltriglutamate--homocysteine methyltransferase — protein sequence MPGLFPTTVVGSYPQPGWLIDRSVLTGGNVPRVSARGFWRVDPDMLEEAQDDATRLAIRDMERAGIDIISDGEIRRDSYSNHFLLSLEGIDESDPAIIRRETGQISRLPRVVGPIKWRTPVEVASARFLQRNTDRRIKVTLPGPFTMSQLTHDQYYKDPEALASAFADAVNAEARLLQAEGVDVIQLDEPYLRNAPDEASAFGVRVIDRALAELTVTTAIHLCFGYGFLAREGKPKHYTFLGQLADCRAQQISIEAAQPGIDLGALTELAPKTILLGLLALDPNAPVETGEQVAARIRAALAHVPPERLIPAPDCGMKYLDRATAFTKLKALSDGAAMVRAELTGSA from the coding sequence TTGCCGGGGCTGTTCCCGACGACCGTCGTCGGGAGCTATCCCCAGCCCGGCTGGCTGATCGACCGCAGCGTGCTCACTGGCGGCAACGTGCCGCGCGTGAGCGCGCGCGGTTTCTGGCGTGTCGATCCCGACATGCTGGAAGAGGCCCAGGATGATGCCACCCGCCTCGCCATCCGCGACATGGAGCGCGCCGGCATCGACATCATCAGCGATGGTGAGATCCGGCGCGACAGCTATTCGAACCATTTCCTGCTCTCGCTCGAGGGCATCGATGAAAGCGATCCCGCGATCATCCGGCGCGAGACGGGTCAGATCAGCCGCCTGCCGCGCGTGGTCGGCCCGATCAAATGGCGCACGCCGGTCGAGGTGGCATCTGCACGCTTCCTCCAGCGCAATACCGATCGCCGGATCAAGGTCACCTTGCCCGGTCCGTTTACGATGTCGCAGCTCACTCACGATCAATATTACAAAGACCCCGAGGCGCTGGCCTCCGCCTTCGCCGATGCCGTTAACGCCGAAGCGCGCCTGCTGCAGGCCGAGGGGGTGGACGTCATCCAGTTGGACGAGCCCTATCTGCGCAACGCGCCGGACGAGGCAAGCGCGTTCGGCGTGCGCGTGATCGATCGGGCACTCGCTGAACTCACCGTCACCACCGCCATCCATCTCTGCTTCGGCTACGGCTTCCTCGCGCGAGAGGGGAAGCCCAAGCATTATACCTTCCTCGGCCAATTGGCGGACTGCCGCGCGCAGCAAATCTCGATCGAGGCCGCCCAGCCGGGCATCGATCTGGGCGCACTGACCGAGCTTGCGCCGAAGACCATCCTGTTAGGCCTACTCGCCCTGGATCCTAATGCTCCGGTCGAGACTGGCGAGCAGGTGGCGGCGCGCATTCGCGCGGCGCTGGCGCACGTCCCGCCCGAGCGGCTCATCCCCGCGCCCGATTGCGGCATGAAATATCTCGATCGGGCGACCGCCTTCACCAAGCTCAAGGCTCTTTCGGACGGCGCGGCCATGGTCCGCGCTGAACTGACCGGATCGGCATGA
- a CDS encoding class I SAM-dependent methyltransferase, which produces MDLELATPQNFDEEGYLLANPDVARHVAAGGNALAHFEEHGLCEGRRQAIVNRERRHIRRRQRYDRFVHLLSATAGAGGEFNYLEQPETFPVRYGCTLYDLEEYQAESANAGFGPFIDEIRANPQKLYLDVGCGKRTRVEPNCLYLEVYRSQSADIVMEPACRYPIASESLDGIGCFAVLEHVERPWEAALEFRRMLKPGGKVFIDWPFLQPVHGFPNHYYNATREGLRQMFADGFTVEQLDTFPNQTPDHTVNWLLQDLTQSMAPAARERLLSMSVEALLRETPGSPFWEEVLASLSPKAIETLACGNTLIATRR; this is translated from the coding sequence ATGGACCTTGAGCTCGCTACCCCCCAGAATTTCGACGAGGAAGGCTACCTGCTGGCCAATCCCGACGTTGCCCGGCATGTTGCCGCCGGCGGCAACGCGCTCGCCCATTTTGAGGAGCACGGCCTGTGCGAGGGAAGGCGACAGGCGATCGTCAATCGCGAGAGGCGTCATATCCGCAGGAGGCAACGCTACGACCGCTTTGTGCACTTGCTTAGCGCAACTGCCGGGGCGGGAGGCGAGTTCAATTACTTGGAGCAGCCGGAGACTTTTCCAGTCCGCTATGGATGTACGCTGTATGACCTTGAGGAATATCAGGCGGAGTCTGCCAATGCAGGATTCGGCCCGTTTATCGATGAAATTCGCGCCAATCCCCAAAAGCTTTATCTGGACGTCGGCTGTGGAAAAAGGACGAGGGTCGAGCCAAATTGCTTGTACCTAGAAGTCTATCGGTCGCAATCGGCCGATATCGTGATGGAGCCAGCGTGCCGATATCCAATAGCTTCTGAATCACTCGATGGTATCGGGTGTTTCGCCGTGCTTGAGCATGTGGAACGCCCTTGGGAGGCTGCGCTTGAGTTTCGTAGGATGCTGAAGCCCGGCGGGAAAGTTTTTATCGATTGGCCCTTCCTGCAGCCCGTTCATGGCTTTCCCAATCACTATTACAATGCTACCCGTGAAGGGCTCAGGCAGATGTTTGCGGACGGGTTTACCGTAGAGCAGCTTGATACATTTCCGAATCAAACTCCTGACCATACGGTCAATTGGCTGCTACAGGATCTGACCCAGAGCATGGCTCCGGCCGCTCGAGAGCGGTTGCTGTCTATGTCTGTGGAGGCTCTCCTACGAGAGACACCGGGCAGCCCTTTTTGGGAGGAGGTCTTGGCCTCGCTTTCCCCTAAAGCCATCGAAACACTGGCTTGCGGAAATACGCTGATAGCTACGAGACGCTAA
- a CDS encoding tannase/feruloyl esterase family alpha/beta hydrolase codes for MIIHFTQYRRAKGGIVRFPNAARPRGLFALAAALVMLTLAAPSWGARCEDLASLQLPATVIERAEAVPAGGFAALGALRRADLPAFCRVVASVRAAPDSNVQVEVWLPQSRWAGVFHGNGNGGFGGILASGYAGMITGLRRGYATAVTDTGTAPANPLEGDALIGHPRKWRDWGRLSTHVMTVTGKAIAESFYGRPASRAYYTGCSTGGQQGLIEALYYPKDYDGILVGAPVINRTWGHAAVLWDYRAANLQAGGRLSDEKLTLLNTAVLAACAGRANGLPGDPYLADPRACRFDPAVLACRSAVNPNCLSPAEIATARAFYSGPTNRAGRPLYYGWPLGSELPGRFGWNFLQAPINGEPAFDGLFKWVFGAEWDWRAFDFDRDMPQVDAALGAVVNDATRGDIRAFRARGGKLIIYHGWSDTLVAPEQTIAFYDRIARGSGGLKKAQASARLFMAPGVMHCGAGPGPDGFNSANGAAPPPASETPRDDLFAALTHWVEDGTAPSQVIATRYDNDTGKTVTRQRPLCAYPMAAWYRGAGSRDQAMNFACSVRKPTAKIRHPLGERS; via the coding sequence ATGATCATCCATTTTACCCAATATCGCCGCGCCAAGGGTGGGATTGTCCGTTTCCCCAACGCGGCTCGACCGCGTGGCCTGTTCGCCTTGGCCGCGGCTCTTGTGATGCTGACGCTGGCTGCACCGAGCTGGGGAGCCCGCTGTGAGGATCTTGCCAGCCTGCAGCTTCCCGCGACCGTGATCGAGCGTGCGGAAGCTGTCCCGGCCGGCGGTTTCGCGGCGCTGGGCGCGCTCCGGCGGGCGGACCTGCCTGCTTTCTGCCGCGTCGTCGCGTCGGTCAGGGCGGCACCGGATTCCAATGTGCAGGTGGAGGTTTGGCTGCCGCAAAGCCGTTGGGCCGGCGTGTTTCACGGCAACGGCAACGGCGGCTTCGGCGGAATTCTCGCATCAGGTTATGCCGGCATGATCACCGGATTGCGTCGCGGCTATGCCACCGCCGTTACCGACACGGGGACCGCGCCTGCCAATCCGCTCGAAGGGGACGCCCTTATCGGCCATCCCCGCAAATGGAGGGATTGGGGGCGGCTTTCGACCCACGTCATGACGGTGACCGGCAAGGCGATCGCGGAGAGCTTCTACGGCCGGCCGGCCTCGCGCGCTTATTATACGGGCTGCTCCACCGGCGGGCAGCAGGGGCTGATCGAAGCGCTTTATTATCCCAAGGATTATGACGGCATCCTGGTTGGTGCGCCGGTGATCAACCGCACGTGGGGCCATGCAGCCGTGCTGTGGGACTATCGGGCCGCGAACCTGCAAGCGGGCGGGCGCCTATCCGACGAAAAATTGACGCTGCTCAACACGGCCGTTCTGGCGGCCTGCGCCGGGCGCGCAAATGGCCTGCCCGGCGATCCCTACCTCGCCGATCCGCGGGCGTGCCGCTTCGATCCGGCGGTGCTTGCGTGTCGCAGCGCGGTTAACCCGAACTGCCTGAGCCCGGCAGAAATTGCGACTGCCCGCGCCTTCTATTCGGGACCGACCAATCGTGCCGGGCGCCCATTATATTATGGATGGCCGCTCGGCAGCGAGCTGCCCGGTCGCTTCGGCTGGAACTTCCTTCAGGCGCCGATCAACGGCGAGCCGGCCTTCGACGGTCTGTTCAAATGGGTGTTCGGCGCAGAGTGGGACTGGCGCGCCTTCGACTTCGATCGGGATATGCCGCAAGTCGATGCCGCGCTTGGCGCCGTCGTTAACGACGCGACGCGGGGAGATATCCGGGCCTTCCGGGCCCGTGGCGGCAAGCTGATCATCTACCATGGCTGGTCGGACACGCTGGTGGCGCCGGAGCAGACGATCGCGTTTTACGACCGTATCGCGCGCGGTTCCGGAGGCCTCAAGAAGGCGCAGGCCTCTGCCAGGCTGTTCATGGCTCCGGGCGTGATGCACTGCGGTGCCGGGCCCGGGCCGGACGGCTTCAACTCTGCCAACGGCGCAGCCCCACCGCCCGCTTCGGAGACGCCGCGTGACGACCTGTTCGCCGCGCTGACGCATTGGGTCGAGGACGGAACCGCGCCGTCCCAGGTGATTGCAACCCGCTATGACAATGACACCGGGAAGACCGTCACACGGCAAAGGCCGCTTTGCGCCTACCCGATGGCGGCCTGGTATCGCGGTGCCGGCTCACGGGATCAGGCGATGAACTTCGCCTGCTCGGTCAGGAAGCCGACCGCCAAAATCAGGCATCCACTGGGTGAACGGTCGTGA
- a CDS encoding enoyl-CoA hydratase/isomerase family protein: protein MADFEGSVADGIARAVLNRPESLNAFSDGMRDQFIAFLLRVERDPAVRCLVLSGAGGNFMAGGDVKSFVESFALPPEDRSAFFEATCQKMNPIIMLLRRLPKPVIASVSGACAGLGVSFVLASDLAIAADDAFFSLAYSRIGTTPDGGATYFLPHAVGMKRAAELAFLSERIDASAAREYGLINRVVPAGALAEETEKLARKLADGATAAIARTKALLIQASGEDLERQLQAEAVNFAASTLSPDMSEGITAFVEKRRPVFGGR, encoded by the coding sequence ATGGCCGATTTCGAGGGATCGGTCGCCGACGGCATTGCACGCGCGGTCCTGAACCGGCCGGAATCCCTCAACGCCTTTTCGGACGGCATGCGCGACCAATTCATCGCTTTCCTGCTGCGTGTCGAGCGTGATCCGGCCGTGCGCTGCCTGGTGCTGTCGGGTGCAGGCGGCAATTTCATGGCGGGCGGCGACGTGAAGAGTTTCGTTGAAAGCTTCGCGCTTCCGCCGGAGGACCGCAGCGCCTTTTTCGAGGCGACCTGCCAGAAGATGAACCCGATCATCATGTTGCTGCGGCGCCTGCCCAAGCCGGTCATCGCCAGCGTAAGCGGGGCTTGCGCCGGACTCGGCGTGAGCTTCGTCCTCGCATCCGATCTCGCAATTGCGGCCGACGACGCCTTCTTTTCACTGGCTTATTCGCGGATCGGGACGACGCCCGACGGCGGCGCCACCTATTTCCTACCGCACGCGGTCGGCATGAAGCGCGCGGCCGAGCTCGCTTTCCTAAGCGAACGGATCGATGCCTCGGCAGCGCGCGAATACGGCCTGATCAACCGGGTTGTCCCTGCAGGGGCTTTGGCAGAGGAAACCGAAAAGCTCGCGCGCAAGCTGGCCGACGGCGCCACCGCCGCCATCGCGCGTACCAAGGCCTTGCTGATCCAGGCTTCAGGCGAGGATCTCGAACGGCAGCTACAAGCTGAAGCGGTGAATTTCGCCGCCTCCACCCTTTCCCCCGACATGAGCGAGGGCATCACGGCATTCGTCGAAAAGCGCCGGCCCGTATTCGGCGGCCGCTGA
- a CDS encoding 3-hydroxyacyl-CoA dehydrogenase family protein, translating to MKIGVVGAGLMGAEIALVFAIAGMDVLLNDRDQGRLDIAMRRLGSLLDRGVARGLYRADEAEAGLRNISTSTTIERFADRDLVIEAVFEAVEVKRAVLEQLARTCRDDCVIASNTSTIPISTLAAFIPVERRGKVIGTHFFSPVSRMALVEVVPGFDTGGDTVSFVIDCLDKIGKRPIRVKDVPGFAVNRLLHAMLIEAVKLVEEGVVAPDDLDLACRLGLGHPLGPFQLMDLVSSGLCLQVQEILQEAYGERFRPPALLKQRVRAGYEGGRGKPGWLPGPDPAPVSGEVK from the coding sequence ATGAAGATTGGAGTGGTTGGCGCCGGCCTGATGGGGGCGGAAATCGCGCTCGTGTTCGCGATCGCGGGAATGGACGTTCTGTTGAACGACCGCGATCAGGGGCGGCTCGATATCGCGATGCGGCGGCTGGGTTCGCTCCTCGATCGCGGCGTGGCACGCGGATTGTATCGCGCGGACGAGGCGGAGGCGGGCCTTCGTAATATCAGCACCAGCACGACTATCGAGCGGTTCGCAGATCGCGATCTCGTGATCGAAGCGGTCTTCGAAGCGGTCGAGGTGAAGCGCGCCGTTCTTGAGCAACTCGCGCGGACGTGCCGGGACGATTGCGTGATCGCGTCAAATACGTCGACCATCCCGATCTCGACGCTCGCCGCCTTCATTCCCGTGGAGCGGCGCGGCAAGGTGATCGGGACCCATTTCTTCTCGCCCGTGTCGCGCATGGCGCTGGTCGAAGTCGTGCCGGGCTTCGACACGGGTGGCGACACGGTCTCGTTCGTCATCGATTGTCTCGATAAGATCGGGAAAAGACCGATCCGGGTGAAGGACGTCCCGGGCTTCGCTGTGAACCGGCTCCTGCACGCGATGCTGATCGAGGCGGTCAAGCTCGTCGAGGAGGGCGTCGTCGCCCCGGATGACCTGGATCTGGCATGCCGCCTCGGGCTCGGCCATCCGCTGGGCCCATTCCAGCTGATGGACCTCGTCAGTTCCGGCTTGTGCCTGCAGGTCCAGGAAATCCTTCAGGAGGCCTATGGCGAGCGGTTCCGCCCGCCGGCATTGCTCAAGCAGCGCGTCCGCGCGGGATATGAAGGTGGGCGGGGCAAGCCCGGATGGCTGCCCGGGCCTGACCCTGCGCCAGTGTCGGGAGAGGTCAAATGA